A window of Pontibacter deserti contains these coding sequences:
- a CDS encoding thioredoxin-like domain-containing protein — protein sequence MLTGRVNAPDLTTSHGWLNTDRDWSIKELRGKIVLLDFWTFGCINCQHIVPDLKRLEEEYKDVLVVIGVHSAKFDAEKRSETIKQAILKFGIEHPVVNDANYKLWDQYGVKAWPTIVLIDPNGKVVGQHAGEGVYDTVHPYIQRLKNDFKDVLNYEPINFHVERKPESVLYFPSKLISDGEGNIYLSDSGNNRVLKLNQQGQVLEIIGSGEQGFNNGGYADSTFYEPHGLALHNSTLYIADTKNNAIRKVDLKHRMVTTAAGTGELEYYFLDERYDEPVNPNSPWDLFIYGQSMFIASAGNHQILRMDLETDKVYRFAGTGREALTDGPLRQAAFNQPSGLAINGHVLYVADAEASAIRTVNLDTGMVLTPLGRGLFDFGDVDGDVDDALLQHCVGLEIIDSDVYIADTYNGKIKVLDMSRGRIHTLANNLHEPNDLIFLNGHLWVTSTNSHQLFKVDMNTGEKEEVVITVNSYQ from the coding sequence ATGCTGACAGGTCGTGTAAATGCTCCGGATCTTACCACTAGCCATGGCTGGCTGAACACCGACCGGGACTGGTCTATTAAAGAGCTGCGGGGTAAAATTGTGCTGCTGGATTTCTGGACTTTTGGCTGTATTAACTGCCAGCATATTGTGCCCGACCTGAAGCGCCTGGAAGAAGAGTATAAAGACGTGCTGGTGGTAATCGGGGTGCATTCAGCGAAATTTGATGCCGAGAAACGAAGTGAAACTATAAAGCAGGCTATACTTAAGTTCGGAATAGAGCACCCGGTGGTAAATGATGCAAACTATAAACTCTGGGACCAATATGGCGTGAAGGCCTGGCCAACTATAGTTTTAATAGACCCGAACGGAAAAGTAGTAGGGCAACATGCCGGCGAAGGTGTTTATGATACAGTGCACCCATACATACAGCGCCTGAAAAATGACTTTAAGGATGTGCTGAACTATGAGCCAATTAATTTCCACGTGGAGCGTAAGCCAGAATCAGTTTTATACTTTCCATCCAAACTCATTAGCGACGGTGAAGGTAATATTTACCTCTCGGATAGTGGAAACAACCGTGTACTCAAACTAAACCAGCAGGGGCAGGTGCTGGAAATTATAGGGAGCGGTGAACAAGGGTTTAATAACGGAGGCTATGCTGATTCTACATTTTACGAACCTCATGGCTTGGCCCTGCACAACAGTACACTTTACATTGCCGATACCAAGAACAACGCCATCCGGAAAGTAGACCTAAAACACAGGATGGTAACTACAGCAGCAGGCACCGGAGAGCTGGAGTATTATTTCCTGGATGAAAGGTATGACGAACCGGTAAACCCCAACAGTCCCTGGGACTTGTTTATTTATGGGCAAAGTATGTTTATAGCCAGCGCCGGTAACCATCAGATACTTCGCATGGACCTGGAAACAGACAAAGTATACCGATTTGCCGGTACCGGCCGCGAAGCTTTAACAGACGGCCCGTTACGTCAGGCAGCTTTTAATCAACCTAGTGGGTTAGCTATAAATGGCCATGTACTGTATGTTGCCGACGCTGAAGCCAGTGCCATCAGAACAGTTAACCTGGATACAGGTATGGTGCTAACGCCATTGGGCAGAGGACTCTTCGATTTTGGAGATGTGGATGGTGATGTAGATGATGCATTGCTGCAACACTGCGTAGGTTTAGAGATAATTGACAGCGACGTATATATTGCGGATACTTACAACGGCAAAATAAAAGTACTGGATATGAGCCGGGGCCGCATCCATACTTTAGCCAATAATTTGCACGAACCAAACGACCTGATCTTCCTGAACGGGCACCTATGGGTAACCAGTACCAACAGCCACCAACTCTTTAAAGTAGATATGAATACCGGCGAAAAGGAAGAAGTAGTAATAACAGTTAACAGTTATCAATAA
- a CDS encoding NADH-quinone oxidoreductase subunit A, translating to MAETYTSDFGTILLFLVGGAIFVVIGLLTAKLIRPSRPNAEKLTTYESGEEPIGNSWVQFNPRFYVVALIFIIFDVELAFLFPWATVFGRRDLIEATNGVWGWFSLIEMFIFIGILVLGLAYAWAKGHLDWIKPAPVIPKSRSKIPMELYQRVNEKYSDKTTQEGQQTNEL from the coding sequence ATGGCAGAAACCTATACTTCAGATTTTGGAACGATCCTGCTCTTTTTGGTGGGTGGTGCCATATTTGTGGTGATTGGTCTGCTTACGGCAAAGCTTATTCGCCCAAGCCGCCCCAATGCCGAAAAGCTGACTACCTACGAATCTGGAGAAGAGCCTATTGGTAACTCATGGGTGCAGTTTAATCCGAGGTTTTATGTGGTGGCGCTAATCTTCATTATTTTCGATGTAGAGCTGGCTTTCCTGTTTCCGTGGGCAACGGTGTTTGGTCGTCGCGATCTGATAGAAGCGACAAATGGGGTATGGGGTTGGTTCTCGCTTATTGAGATGTTTATTTTTATTGGTATACTGGTATTAGGCTTGGCTTATGCCTGGGCAAAGGGCCACCTCGACTGGATAAAGCCTGCCCCGGTTATACCTAAGAGCCGCTCAAAAATACCCATGGAACTATACCAGCGCGTAAACGAGAAGTATAGCGATAAGACAACACAAGAAGGGCAGCAGACAAACGAACTATAG
- the nuoB gene encoding NADH-quinone oxidoreductase subunit NuoB gives MTVDKTGEGGIVITKLDDLLNWARLTSLFPMGFGLACCAIEMMGAYASGYDLDRFGIIPRASPRQSDVMIVAGTVTFKMADRVRRLYEQMPEPRYVISMGSCSNCGGPYWEHGYHVVKGVDRIIPVDVYVPGCPPRPEALIGGFLKLQEIIRKETIRAPRAVQQIMAKRTQQV, from the coding sequence ATTACTGTGGATAAAACCGGAGAAGGTGGCATTGTAATTACCAAGCTGGACGACCTGCTGAACTGGGCACGCTTAACGTCGCTGTTCCCGATGGGTTTCGGCCTGGCTTGCTGCGCTATTGAAATGATGGGTGCCTACGCTTCGGGTTACGACCTGGACCGTTTCGGCATTATTCCGCGGGCTTCTCCAAGGCAGTCTGATGTAATGATCGTGGCTGGTACAGTTACCTTTAAAATGGCCGACCGCGTGCGCCGATTGTATGAACAGATGCCCGAGCCACGTTATGTTATATCGATGGGAAGCTGCTCTAACTGCGGCGGACCTTATTGGGAGCACGGTTACCATGTGGTAAAGGGCGTAGACAGGATTATACCTGTGGATGTGTACGTACCCGGCTGCCCGCCACGCCCCGAAGCCCTGATCGGTGGCTTCCTGAAACTACAGGAGATCATCCGGAAAGAAACCATACGCGCCCCACGAGCCGTGCAGCAGATAATGGCAAAACGTACGCAGCAAGTATAA
- a CDS encoding Crp/Fnr family transcriptional regulator has product MLRTLFQQIPYFTPEDIAAFEPLWKKQVHLNRYDFLIRQGQVEQGLYFVTSGALRIYYPLPDEDICVGFGYPNTLMISFPSFVDGNPSAYYIQALKRSELLGISKPDLMKLMEERLNIKRFWYEQLEKALVGKIEREVDLLLPEPEQRLQRVMQRSPHLFQYIPKKYIASYLRMSPETLSRIK; this is encoded by the coding sequence ATGCTCCGCACCCTATTCCAGCAGATCCCATACTTCACCCCGGAAGACATAGCTGCGTTTGAGCCGCTCTGGAAGAAGCAGGTGCACCTTAACCGCTATGATTTCCTGATACGGCAGGGGCAGGTAGAGCAGGGGTTATACTTTGTAACCAGCGGTGCGCTCCGCATTTACTACCCCTTACCCGACGAAGATATTTGCGTAGGCTTCGGTTACCCGAATACGTTAATGATCTCATTTCCGTCTTTTGTAGATGGCAACCCCTCGGCATACTACATTCAGGCACTTAAAAGGAGCGAACTGCTTGGCATCAGTAAACCCGACCTTATGAAGCTGATGGAAGAACGGCTAAATATAAAGCGTTTCTGGTATGAGCAACTGGAGAAAGCCTTAGTAGGCAAAATAGAGCGCGAAGTAGACCTGCTGCTGCCCGAGCCGGAGCAACGCCTGCAACGGGTAATGCAACGCAGCCCGCACCTGTTCCAGTACATCCCTAAAAAGTATATTGCCTCATACCTGCGCATGTCGCCCGAAACACTGAGCCGCATTAAATAA
- a CDS encoding DinB family protein, giving the protein MTTLDQLSQTISSLAQVVTAEFSTIDSSALNYKPAPESWSILECLEHLNRYSRYYNPVLAKAIANNSDGNYVPSITYSWLGIKSLDMVRPQNGKKHKTVKHMNPANSQLSQATIDEFLKHQQELQQLILRAKSANLNKKAVPVEFFKLLKLRIGETLEFVVTHQERHVQQALRVKQELSSKAAA; this is encoded by the coding sequence ATGACTACATTAGACCAACTATCGCAAACCATCAGCAGCCTTGCACAAGTAGTAACCGCAGAGTTCTCAACTATAGATAGCAGCGCTCTGAACTATAAACCGGCACCAGAAAGCTGGAGTATACTGGAGTGCCTGGAGCACCTGAACCGCTACAGCCGCTACTACAACCCTGTCCTTGCCAAAGCCATTGCCAATAACTCTGATGGCAACTATGTCCCAAGTATAACTTATAGTTGGCTCGGCATAAAATCGTTGGATATGGTGCGCCCGCAGAACGGCAAAAAGCATAAAACCGTGAAGCATATGAACCCAGCGAACAGCCAGCTAAGCCAGGCAACTATAGATGAGTTTCTGAAGCATCAGCAGGAGTTACAGCAATTGATTTTACGTGCTAAAAGTGCCAACCTGAATAAAAAAGCTGTTCCGGTAGAGTTTTTTAAGTTGCTGAAACTCCGCATTGGCGAAACACTGGAGTTTGTGGTTACACACCAGGAGCGCCACGTGCAACAGGCTTTAAGAGTAAAGCAGGAGTTAAGCAGTAAAGCTGCTGCATAA
- a CDS encoding MG2 domain-containing protein: MKLSANRILILLFILLAGTASVGFTTISKLANGDPILTALIEKFTRFQKANPQEKVYIQTDKPFYLPGDTIWYKAYVLDATDLTPSTISSYLNVVVSAAGQYGIKTQKIKLTAGTGQGQLALPKDLKTGNYTLQGYTNWGRNFAPEFSYSRTFTVYNPEEKETTATNTSTPTITFYPEGGYLVNELESKVGFKITDMHGNGTALSGKIVDSNNRQIATFTSNENGIGNFEFIPKKGRTYKSIVYTSDGKTIEATLPTPLNEGLVMQVDNSDESVCSVSVKRSNNASNTTDKVHLLLESRGELYLSASAEFKRSSAIILNLPKTEVPEGVAKLTLFNQEGKPEIERLIYINKKQRLSIEVTPKQKTYTSRQPVTVDIQVKDQHGNPVQANLSVAVTDQKALPAPDETILSGLYLSSEINGLIEKPAAYFSAQGDVNVAAVDNLLLTQGWRRFTWKQITETVNFAPKLYPQEKQHLFYATIVDASGKPIPDAVAMLVFTGPGFISAAGADEKGNISMLLPDAEKSGGIIYNILKDDKPVVGAKLAVAHTTDPSLTITQAGTNYLTIAAAYTQKANEWHRIQQAFYGDLPKPEVPAKPTFTANFSKPTVSYNMSEYIQFKSLTELINETLDPVSLRTDKDGTEILLYNRDTGKRFPNSPLFLVDGYPTFDNKTILNIPMSSIRKLEVYNTVQDLKLFGHVQLVGVMALYTKPNSYNAARLVQNAFPFEGIYTSREFYQPTADMAKPNKPVFRPNPYWQASVKTDSNGRASITFNTLDDLSDFRIIVEGISMTGTPGVGEATYTVRANEL; encoded by the coding sequence ATGAAATTATCTGCAAATCGCATATTAATACTGCTGTTTATACTTCTGGCTGGCACCGCTTCGGTTGGTTTTACAACTATAAGTAAGTTAGCTAACGGCGACCCAATTCTAACAGCTTTAATCGAGAAGTTCACCCGTTTTCAAAAGGCTAACCCACAGGAGAAAGTATACATCCAGACAGATAAACCTTTTTACCTTCCCGGAGATACCATCTGGTATAAAGCTTATGTGCTGGATGCTACAGATCTTACACCCTCCACAATTAGTTCTTACCTGAATGTGGTAGTTAGTGCAGCGGGTCAGTATGGTATCAAAACTCAGAAAATTAAGTTAACAGCTGGTACAGGGCAAGGCCAACTGGCTTTACCAAAAGATTTAAAAACAGGAAACTATACCCTACAAGGCTACACCAACTGGGGACGAAACTTTGCGCCAGAGTTTAGCTACTCCAGGACATTTACTGTCTACAACCCTGAAGAGAAAGAAACTACTGCTACCAATACCAGCACCCCAACTATAACTTTTTACCCGGAGGGTGGCTATCTGGTAAATGAACTTGAGAGTAAGGTGGGTTTTAAAATTACCGATATGCATGGCAATGGAACAGCATTATCAGGCAAGATAGTAGACAGCAACAACCGCCAAATCGCCACTTTTACCAGCAATGAAAACGGTATCGGTAATTTTGAATTTATCCCCAAAAAGGGAAGAACTTATAAAAGCATAGTTTATACTTCAGATGGAAAAACCATAGAGGCTACTTTGCCTACTCCGCTGAATGAGGGCCTGGTAATGCAGGTAGATAATTCAGATGAAAGTGTATGCAGCGTATCGGTTAAAAGGAGTAACAATGCCAGCAACACAACAGACAAAGTCCATTTACTGCTGGAGTCCCGCGGGGAGCTATACCTATCCGCCTCTGCGGAGTTTAAACGCTCATCGGCAATCATTCTGAATCTACCTAAAACTGAAGTACCGGAAGGAGTTGCTAAACTTACGCTCTTTAACCAGGAAGGCAAACCTGAAATAGAAAGGCTTATCTACATCAACAAGAAACAGCGCTTATCAATAGAAGTAACACCAAAACAGAAAACCTATACTTCGCGCCAACCAGTTACAGTAGATATTCAGGTAAAAGACCAGCATGGCAACCCGGTGCAGGCAAATTTATCAGTAGCAGTTACAGACCAGAAAGCTTTGCCAGCACCTGACGAAACTATACTTTCCGGTTTATACCTGAGCTCTGAAATAAACGGACTAATTGAGAAACCAGCAGCTTATTTTTCTGCGCAAGGCGATGTGAATGTTGCTGCTGTTGATAACCTGTTGCTTACGCAGGGCTGGCGACGCTTCACATGGAAACAGATAACAGAAACTGTAAACTTTGCTCCCAAACTATATCCACAGGAAAAACAGCATTTGTTTTATGCCACAATAGTAGATGCTTCAGGCAAACCGATTCCGGATGCCGTGGCGATGCTTGTATTTACTGGCCCCGGATTTATAAGTGCAGCCGGTGCTGACGAGAAAGGAAATATAAGTATGCTTTTACCTGACGCTGAGAAGAGCGGTGGCATTATCTACAATATCCTGAAGGATGACAAGCCTGTAGTTGGAGCAAAACTGGCAGTTGCACACACAACCGACCCTAGTCTTACAATAACACAAGCAGGCACAAATTACTTAACTATAGCGGCGGCCTATACTCAAAAAGCAAATGAATGGCATCGCATACAACAGGCTTTTTACGGAGATCTACCTAAACCCGAAGTTCCGGCAAAACCAACTTTTACTGCCAATTTTTCTAAGCCGACTGTTAGCTACAACATGAGCGAATACATCCAGTTCAAGAGCCTGACGGAGCTTATAAACGAGACTTTAGATCCTGTATCGCTTAGAACTGATAAAGATGGAACAGAGATTTTACTGTATAACCGCGATACCGGTAAGCGCTTTCCTAATTCACCTTTATTTCTCGTGGATGGTTACCCTACTTTTGATAACAAAACGATACTTAATATACCGATGAGCAGCATCCGTAAACTGGAGGTATATAACACTGTTCAGGACCTGAAGCTGTTTGGGCACGTGCAACTGGTTGGAGTAATGGCGCTATATACCAAGCCTAATTCGTATAATGCAGCTCGTCTGGTGCAAAATGCTTTTCCGTTCGAAGGTATTTATACTTCGCGCGAGTTTTACCAGCCAACTGCAGATATGGCCAAACCTAATAAACCGGTTTTCAGACCAAACCCTTATTGGCAAGCCTCTGTAAAAACCGATAGCAACGGCCGGGCAAGCATTACTTTTAATACCCTTGACGATCTTTCTGATTTCAGGATTATAGTAGAAGGTATAAGTATGACAGGTACTCCGGGAGTGGGGGAAGCAACATATACTGTAAGAGCAAACGAACTATAG
- a CDS encoding TonB-dependent receptor gives MRYIFTALLFWCITANSASAQQIPEKLVTGTYAQTPLTQVLQAWQAQQNVAFYYNPEWTDTVQVAASFTNEPLPQALEQLLKNSGLEFILYDEGSVVILPSRTKLAQQKAKEEAAKAVARKIKVTGTIKDAKTNEAIAGASILLEGTQNGTLSDANGRFSLTIPAGESNLIITYLGYEKDIRNVYSQKDVDLPIGIFTTSEQLKEVKIFGDRAPDQNIESVQSGITKMDIAGFKKIPAFLGEVDVIKGIKLLPGVSSIGEAATGFNVRGGSVDQNLVLLDDAPIFNSSHLFGFFSVFNPNAVSDVTLYRGGIPAQYGGRISSVLDVKQKEGNYKKFAGNGGIGVVSSRMALEGPIIKDKTSFVVAGRASYSDWLLGYMPNISLRNSTASFYDLSAKLTHKINDKNKLSISGYRSRDEFGLAGDTLYNWTSTTGTIKYSRYFTDNLVMDLSGVYSNYDLHYLNQEENNASDYSNGIEYKNIKADFLYTREKHQVNFGASSIKYSFRPGEIKPNSGESQIQPLALPQEQSVETALYLNDEFAISPKVTLMVGLRYSLFANIGAGDVYTYAPDEPKKERTITDTTTYTSGEIIKTYQGLEPRFSLKYSLDDQSSVKLGYNRNRQYVHLISNTASVSPIDIWKTSNTHIAPQIGDQVSLGYFRNFSNNNFETSIEGYYKHISNILDYKDGANLFLNETLEADLLPGKGKAYGLEVALNKKSGIVSGWMSYTYARTMISVNGNAPSEKINDGNYYPASFDKPHTFNFVGSYQVRKRIVWSANFTYSTGRAITAPTSYYIIDGHFVPNYGERNQYRIPDYHRLDLSLAIYTNYKRDKKWEGNWNISVYNVYSRKNPYSVFFKHSYGSPARMQKLSVVGVPLPSVSYDFRF, from the coding sequence ATGAGGTATATTTTTACCGCTTTACTGTTTTGGTGTATTACTGCAAATAGCGCATCTGCACAGCAAATACCTGAAAAATTGGTTACCGGCACGTATGCCCAAACACCGTTAACCCAGGTACTGCAAGCGTGGCAAGCACAGCAAAACGTCGCTTTTTATTATAACCCCGAATGGACGGACACAGTGCAGGTGGCTGCCAGCTTTACCAATGAGCCACTACCGCAAGCCCTGGAGCAACTACTGAAAAACTCTGGGCTGGAATTTATACTTTATGATGAAGGCTCTGTGGTGATTTTACCTTCCAGAACGAAACTGGCACAACAAAAAGCGAAGGAAGAAGCGGCAAAAGCTGTTGCCCGCAAAATAAAAGTAACCGGTACTATAAAAGACGCTAAAACCAACGAAGCCATTGCAGGAGCAAGCATTTTGCTCGAAGGCACACAAAACGGAACGCTTTCGGATGCCAATGGCAGATTTAGCTTAACTATTCCTGCCGGTGAGAGTAACCTGATTATTACTTACCTGGGGTATGAAAAAGATATCCGGAATGTATATTCACAAAAAGACGTAGACCTGCCAATTGGCATATTTACCACTTCAGAACAACTTAAAGAAGTAAAGATATTTGGCGACCGAGCCCCTGACCAGAATATAGAAAGTGTACAGTCCGGCATTACCAAAATGGACATTGCCGGCTTTAAGAAGATCCCTGCTTTTTTAGGTGAAGTAGATGTAATTAAAGGTATAAAACTGCTGCCTGGTGTTAGCTCTATTGGCGAAGCGGCAACCGGCTTTAACGTACGCGGCGGCAGCGTAGACCAGAATCTGGTGCTCTTAGATGATGCTCCCATCTTTAACAGTTCGCACCTTTTTGGCTTTTTCTCGGTGTTCAACCCCAACGCCGTAAGCGATGTTACTTTATACCGTGGTGGTATTCCGGCACAGTATGGTGGGCGTATCTCTTCGGTGCTGGATGTAAAACAGAAAGAAGGTAACTATAAAAAATTTGCAGGCAATGGTGGCATCGGTGTAGTATCAAGCAGAATGGCCCTGGAAGGCCCGATCATAAAAGATAAAACATCTTTTGTAGTAGCAGGCAGAGCATCCTATTCTGACTGGTTATTGGGGTACATGCCAAACATTTCGTTGCGTAACAGCACAGCTTCGTTCTACGACCTGTCAGCTAAATTAACACACAAGATAAACGACAAGAACAAACTATCGATTTCAGGTTACCGCAGCCGAGACGAATTTGGTCTTGCCGGCGACACCCTGTATAACTGGACCAGCACTACCGGCACCATAAAGTATTCCCGTTACTTTACCGATAACCTGGTAATGGACCTGAGCGGCGTGTACAGCAACTACGACCTGCATTACCTGAATCAAGAAGAAAATAACGCTTCAGATTACAGCAACGGCATCGAGTATAAAAACATCAAAGCTGATTTTCTTTATACCCGCGAAAAACACCAGGTAAACTTTGGTGCATCATCCATAAAATATTCTTTTAGACCAGGTGAGATAAAGCCAAATTCTGGGGAGTCGCAGATACAGCCGCTGGCTTTACCACAGGAGCAATCTGTTGAAACAGCTTTATACCTGAACGACGAATTTGCGATTTCTCCGAAGGTTACCCTAATGGTGGGGTTACGCTACTCGTTGTTCGCTAACATTGGCGCAGGCGATGTTTATACTTATGCTCCGGATGAACCTAAAAAAGAGCGAACTATAACAGATACCACCACTTATACTTCTGGCGAAATCATTAAAACTTACCAAGGGTTAGAACCGCGATTCTCGTTAAAGTATAGTCTTGATGATCAAAGCTCTGTTAAACTTGGCTATAACCGCAACCGCCAGTATGTACACCTGATCTCTAACACTGCATCCGTATCGCCGATAGATATCTGGAAAACAAGCAACACGCACATTGCCCCGCAGATCGGCGACCAGGTAAGCTTGGGTTACTTCCGCAATTTCAGCAACAACAACTTCGAAACATCTATAGAAGGCTACTACAAGCACATCAGCAACATACTGGATTATAAAGATGGTGCTAATCTTTTCCTGAACGAGACACTGGAAGCAGATCTATTACCCGGCAAAGGAAAAGCTTATGGTCTGGAAGTAGCCCTCAACAAAAAATCAGGTATAGTATCAGGGTGGATGAGCTATACTTACGCGCGCACGATGATCTCTGTGAATGGCAACGCACCTTCAGAAAAAATTAATGATGGCAATTATTATCCGGCCAGTTTCGATAAACCACATACATTTAACTTTGTAGGTAGCTACCAGGTACGCAAACGCATTGTGTGGTCCGCTAACTTTACATACAGCACCGGCCGCGCCATTACAGCCCCAACATCTTATTATATTATAGATGGCCATTTTGTACCTAACTATGGCGAACGCAACCAGTACCGCATTCCGGATTACCACCGCCTGGATCTGTCGCTAGCCATTTACACTAACTATAAGCGCGATAAGAAATGGGAAGGCAACTGGAACATCTCTGTTTACAACGTGTATTCGCGCAAAAACCCATACTCTGTGTTCTTTAAGCACAGTTATGGTTCGCCAGCACGCATGCAGAAACTATCGGTGGTAGGTGTGCCGCTTCCTTCTGTTTCTTACGACTTCAGGTTCTAA
- a CDS encoding NADH-quinone oxidoreductase subunit C, producing the protein MTFRELQDFIVVKFGAEVIVAEKTDNLQPYLVLQTERLADVCLELHDNEQTYFDFLSCVTGIDNGPEAGTMEVAYNLYSIPYDHHLMLKVQVSRNAEGEPIPVVPTVSHIWRTADWHEREVFDLVGILFKDHPDMRRILCAADWEGHPLRRDYKLQDYYHGIKVPYDDHNENSGFRGEPVKLTQQPPAEQFPDKREKPE; encoded by the coding sequence ATGACCTTCAGGGAATTACAGGATTTTATAGTTGTAAAGTTTGGGGCTGAGGTTATAGTTGCTGAGAAAACTGACAACCTGCAGCCTTACCTGGTGCTGCAAACAGAGCGCCTGGCCGACGTATGCCTGGAACTCCACGACAACGAACAGACTTACTTCGATTTCCTTTCCTGTGTTACAGGTATAGATAATGGTCCTGAAGCCGGTACCATGGAAGTGGCTTATAATTTATACTCCATCCCGTACGACCATCACCTGATGCTGAAGGTACAGGTATCGCGCAACGCAGAAGGCGAACCTATACCTGTTGTACCGACTGTCAGCCACATCTGGCGCACTGCCGACTGGCACGAACGTGAAGTATTTGATTTAGTAGGTATCCTGTTTAAAGATCACCCGGACATGCGCCGTATACTTTGTGCTGCCGATTGGGAAGGCCACCCGCTTCGCAGAGACTATAAACTGCAGGATTACTACCACGGCATAAAAGTACCTTACGACGACCACAACGAGAACAGCGGCTTCCGTGGCGAACCTGTAAAGCTTACACAGCAACCACCCGCTGAACAATTTCCGGATAAGCGGGAGAAACCGGAGTAG
- a CDS encoding DUF4249 domain-containing protein — protein MKTKIYTLLLFIVASFTACIEPFDITAETDISRLVVDARITDEPGVKTVRLFYTVTSDAEATGKFPPLRNATVVISDDKGNTATLAEMLPGTYQTTAIQGIVGNTYTLTITTPEGKEYKSSPELMAATPAMDKLYWEVKRKQYINENGNVAYLPPVLQVFVDTKDPANEKNYYQWKWQGVYQVKTQPEDYKVLVGPNWVSRPKDCCEDCWVTDDKTTTLNVQDDRLINGQEVKRKLVAEVPMNEFTFGIRHYIEIHQFSLSEGAYDYWRTLKTQISTGSDVQAPPPATVVGNVVNINDPKEKVLGYFGASAVSKSSFFITQYDAGVYFPTLVYPDDCRVIPNSTAERPLYW, from the coding sequence ATGAAAACAAAGATCTATACTTTACTTCTGTTTATAGTTGCCAGCTTTACTGCCTGCATCGAACCGTTTGATATTACAGCTGAAACAGACATTTCGCGCCTGGTGGTTGATGCCCGCATTACAGACGAACCCGGTGTTAAAACAGTGCGCTTATTCTATACCGTTACCAGCGACGCCGAAGCGACGGGTAAGTTTCCGCCGCTTCGCAATGCCACAGTTGTTATCTCTGATGACAAAGGCAACACTGCAACGCTCGCAGAAATGCTACCCGGTACTTATCAGACTACCGCTATACAAGGCATAGTTGGCAACACCTATACGTTAACCATAACCACCCCCGAAGGCAAAGAATATAAGTCATCTCCGGAATTAATGGCTGCAACGCCTGCTATGGATAAACTTTATTGGGAAGTAAAGAGAAAGCAGTACATAAACGAGAACGGCAATGTTGCCTATTTGCCACCCGTGTTACAGGTATTTGTAGATACGAAAGATCCCGCCAACGAAAAAAATTATTATCAATGGAAATGGCAGGGTGTATACCAGGTTAAAACACAACCAGAAGATTATAAAGTGTTGGTCGGGCCTAACTGGGTATCGAGACCTAAAGACTGTTGCGAAGATTGCTGGGTAACCGACGACAAAACCACCACCTTAAATGTACAGGATGACCGCCTGATAAACGGGCAGGAGGTAAAACGAAAATTAGTTGCCGAGGTACCTATGAACGAATTTACCTTTGGAATAAGGCACTATATTGAGATACACCAGTTTTCGCTTTCAGAAGGAGCATATGATTACTGGAGAACCCTGAAAACACAGATATCAACTGGATCTGATGTACAGGCACCGCCACCGGCAACTGTAGTTGGAAATGTAGTTAATATCAATGATCCGAAAGAAAAGGTACTGGGTTATTTCGGAGCCAGTGCTGTTTCCAAAAGTTCATTTTTTATAACGCAGTATGATGCCGGAGTTTACTTCCCGACACTTGTTTACCCTGACGATTGCCGGGTAATACCTAACAGCACAGCTGAACGACCACTTTATTGGTAA